In Shewanella sp. MR-4, the genomic stretch TTGTTGGTTATCAGACATCAGCAATTCCTATTGTTGGGCAAAGTGAAGAGGGCGTTGAGTGCATCGCCCTTTTAATAACCCTAAGGTATTTTGTGGTTGAGGGACAGTCGTGCGCTTCACAGAATCCGTTGATATCACACCAAAAGGCGGCGCCAAAATGAAATATGGGATAGGCATAACACTTTTCACTGCTTTGGCGAGCGTCTTTGCCGCAGATGCTTGCTGTTACGCCAGTCAGCTTGATATGACCATTTAGCGCGCGTCCTAGTTAGCGGCAAAGCTCCACATCGCTTGGATAAGGCCATTAGCGACTTCAAAGACTACCATGACTTCAAAGGGCTCCTCGCGGATGCCGCTGATCCGTTCGTGATCGACCACCTTATTGCCGACCACCATTCGATTGAGGATCTCGGCGTGCAGATGCGGCAAGTTAAAGCGTTCATTTTGATAGAAATCACTAAAGGCGGCCTTGCCTCGGATCACGGGCTCAGTGGCGGGTGGGCGGTAAATACAAACATCGTCGCTAAAGAGCGCGACAAAGCTTGCTAGATCGTGTTGGTTATAGGCGACTAACTGGGCTTGCACTAAGGCTTCGGCAGTTTGTTCTGCTATCTGGGGCATTTGCTGGCTCAAGCTATCTTCCTTCAAA encodes the following:
- a CDS encoding nuclear transport factor 2 family protein, which codes for MPQIAEQTAEALVQAQLVAYNQHDLASFVALFSDDVCIYRPPATEPVIRGKAAFSDFYQNERFNLPHLHAEILNRMVVGNKVVDHERISGIREEPFEVMVVFEVANGLIQAMWSFAAN